Proteins from a single region of Paenibacillus sp. BIHB 4019:
- a CDS encoding TetR/AcrR family transcriptional regulator C-terminal domain-containing protein: MEHSNAHSVDRRIQRTRQTIIDAFVKLMMEKEFSSIIIKDITEKANVNRSTFYAHYLDKYDLLDKIVDQKFSALRVLMEHELAKPERERPGFEAPDPYFLALFEHIADNECFYSAMFAKKPSEAFGVKMADVIRESCYAQISAMSLEKKMMVPMDLLLDYMSASIMGIIQSWLDQRMIYSPRYIALQLTRLSLSGTYAAMGLQK; the protein is encoded by the coding sequence ATGGAACATTCAAACGCTCATTCTGTTGATCGCCGTATTCAACGCACGCGCCAGACGATTATTGATGCATTTGTGAAGCTCATGATGGAGAAGGAATTTTCAAGCATTATCATTAAGGATATTACGGAGAAAGCCAATGTGAATCGCTCAACGTTCTATGCCCACTATTTGGATAAGTATGATTTGCTCGATAAAATCGTGGATCAAAAGTTTTCTGCCCTGCGCGTTCTTATGGAACATGAGCTCGCGAAGCCGGAGCGAGAGCGGCCGGGTTTTGAAGCGCCTGATCCGTATTTTCTCGCTTTATTCGAGCATATTGCGGACAATGAATGCTTTTATAGCGCGATGTTTGCTAAAAAGCCGAGCGAAGCTTTCGGGGTAAAAATGGCAGATGTCATTCGGGAAAGCTGCTATGCCCAAATATCAGCGATGAGCCTGGAGAAGAAGATGATGGTTCCTATGGACTTGCTGCTCGATTACATGAGCGCATCCATTATGGGCATTATCCAAAGCTGGCTTGACCAGCGGATGATTTATTCCCCGCGTTACATTGCCCTCCAGCTTACACGCCTCTCCCTTTCGGGAACGTATGCGGCAATGGGGCTGCAAAAATAA
- a CDS encoding 4-hydroxyphenylacetate 3-hydroxylase N-terminal domain-containing protein, whose product MRGGHFLQSLNDGRSVWLGGEKLSDLPAHPAFKGTLETIKTLFNQLDDPEVRDKIGFQVPGTERYAHSSFLVPYTSEQLAKRSESFAFWSQETHGMMSRLSDYARSMVTGWYAARSELGQLDPHFESKITAYYEKARDQDLFLTTAIIDPQIDRSSSLDDSRIAERFLHVVKETSEGIVVRGAKMIATGAPYTHDFLIFSFLKFKSEERKHAHVLIVPANSPGLHIVCRESFADGREQNHILSSRYDEMDAVLFFDDVLIPWERVLLHGDSEKVLALRANKTANALAFHQNVVRYVAKLEFVTGIAFAIAEAIGANGFLHVQEKLGELLTQISVMKALVIASETQARPDAAGVLVPEISYIDAARNIGTKFYPRAIEIVQQIGGGGFVQAPAGVEDFYGPISKLMHLYFEGASVSAEKKVQLFKLAWDLVGSPLGSRHELYERFYAGDPVRAYANQYLGFDKESLTDPVWRLLMESSKR is encoded by the coding sequence GTGCGGGGAGGACATTTTCTTCAAAGCTTGAATGATGGAAGAAGCGTATGGCTTGGAGGAGAGAAGCTAAGCGATTTGCCTGCCCATCCAGCCTTCAAAGGCACGCTTGAGACGATCAAAACCTTATTTAATCAACTCGACGACCCGGAAGTGCGAGATAAAATCGGCTTTCAAGTTCCAGGGACCGAGCGCTATGCCCACAGCTCCTTCCTTGTGCCCTATACTTCTGAGCAGCTTGCGAAACGCAGCGAGTCGTTTGCTTTCTGGTCACAGGAGACGCACGGCATGATGAGCAGGCTGTCCGACTATGCTCGGTCGATGGTAACCGGATGGTATGCGGCAAGATCCGAGCTGGGGCAGCTTGATCCCCATTTCGAATCCAAAATCACCGCCTATTATGAGAAAGCGCGGGATCAGGATTTATTTTTGACCACCGCCATTATCGACCCGCAGATTGACCGTTCCAGCAGTCTCGACGACAGCCGCATCGCCGAACGTTTTCTGCATGTGGTGAAGGAGACGAGCGAAGGCATTGTCGTGCGGGGTGCCAAAATGATAGCGACAGGCGCGCCCTACACCCATGATTTCCTCATTTTCTCCTTTCTTAAATTCAAGTCTGAGGAGCGCAAGCACGCTCATGTGCTGATCGTACCAGCTAACTCGCCAGGGCTGCATATTGTGTGCCGGGAATCCTTCGCGGACGGCAGAGAGCAGAATCATATTTTGAGCTCCCGTTATGACGAGATGGATGCGGTGCTATTTTTCGATGATGTGCTCATTCCTTGGGAAAGGGTGCTGCTGCACGGCGATTCCGAGAAGGTGCTCGCGCTCAGAGCGAACAAGACCGCCAATGCGCTGGCTTTCCATCAAAATGTTGTGCGCTATGTCGCCAAGCTCGAATTTGTAACCGGCATTGCATTCGCGATTGCGGAGGCGATTGGCGCCAATGGCTTTCTGCATGTGCAGGAAAAGCTCGGGGAGCTGCTGACACAAATTTCGGTCATGAAGGCGCTTGTTATCGCCTCCGAGACACAGGCCCGGCCCGATGCTGCCGGCGTGCTCGTTCCGGAAATTTCCTACATTGATGCAGCTCGCAATATTGGAACGAAGTTTTACCCGCGAGCCATTGAAATTGTCCAGCAGATCGGCGGCGGCGGATTTGTGCAGGCACCCGCAGGCGTCGAGGACTTTTATGGCCCCATCTCGAAGCTGATGCATCTTTATTTTGAGGGTGCCTCCGTCAGCGCCGAGAAGAAGGTCCAGTTGTTCAAGCTGGCTTGGGATTTGGTCGGAAGTCCGCTCGGGTCACGGCATGAGCTGTATGAGCGTTTCTATGCCGGGGATCCCGTCCGGGCTTATGCCAACCAATATCTCGGCTTTGATAAGGAAAGCCTGACTGACCCCGTCTGGCGGCTGCTTATGGAAAGCAGCAAGCGCTGA
- the ssuD gene encoding FMNH2-dependent alkanesulfonate monooxygenase, which produces MEIFWFIPTHGDGRYLGTREGARAVSYSYCKQIAQAADELGYSGVLLPTGKSCEDAWVVASSLIPVTERLKFLVAVRPGLVSPTLAARMSATLDRFSNGRLLINVVAGGDPVELAGDGLFLSHDDRYALTDEFLEVWRKELEGESVDFAGEHIRIEGGKALYPSIQKPYPPLYFGGSSEAAMEVAAEHVDVYLTWGEPPQQVEEKINRMRKLAAAQGRTLRFGIRLHVIVRSTDEEAWTAANELIQHLDEETIASAQQIFARMDSEGQKRMAKLHAGDRSKLEISPNLWAGIGLVRGGAGTALVGSPDSVAARMKEYAELGIETFILSGYPHLEEAYRTAELLFPKLPLNHRDAGSNLSFISPFGEMIANNEIPGGEKLTAKR; this is translated from the coding sequence ATGGAAATATTCTGGTTTATTCCCACACATGGCGACGGGCGATATTTAGGAACACGCGAGGGAGCGCGAGCCGTCAGCTACTCCTATTGCAAGCAAATTGCCCAAGCAGCTGATGAGCTCGGCTACAGCGGCGTTTTGCTGCCGACGGGCAAATCCTGTGAGGATGCCTGGGTCGTCGCCTCCAGCCTTATCCCGGTTACAGAACGGTTGAAATTTCTGGTGGCGGTCAGGCCCGGGCTCGTATCGCCTACCCTTGCCGCCCGCATGTCCGCGACGCTAGACCGCTTCTCCAACGGGCGATTGTTGATTAATGTCGTAGCGGGCGGCGATCCCGTAGAGCTGGCCGGTGACGGCCTTTTCCTCAGCCACGATGATCGGTATGCGCTGACGGACGAGTTTTTGGAGGTGTGGCGCAAGGAGCTCGAAGGGGAATCGGTGGATTTTGCAGGCGAGCATATCCGCATCGAAGGAGGCAAGGCGCTGTATCCATCGATTCAAAAGCCCTATCCTCCACTCTATTTCGGCGGCTCCTCGGAAGCAGCCATGGAGGTCGCAGCCGAGCATGTCGATGTGTATTTAACTTGGGGCGAGCCGCCTCAGCAGGTTGAGGAAAAAATCAACCGGATGCGGAAGCTCGCAGCCGCACAGGGCCGAACACTGCGGTTCGGCATTCGTCTGCATGTCATTGTCCGTTCTACTGATGAAGAAGCATGGACGGCTGCAAATGAATTGATTCAGCATTTAGATGAAGAAACGATTGCTTCGGCCCAGCAAATTTTCGCCAGAATGGACTCCGAGGGCCAGAAGAGGATGGCGAAGCTTCATGCCGGCGACCGCTCCAAGCTGGAGATCAGCCCTAATCTGTGGGCGGGCATCGGACTTGTTCGCGGCGGCGCAGGTACGGCCCTGGTCGGAAGCCCGGACAGCGTAGCTGCGCGCATGAAAGAATACGCGGAGCTGGGCATTGAGACGTTTATTTTGTCAGGCTACCCGCATCTGGAGGAAGCTTACCGGACAGCCGAGCTGCTCTTTCCGAAGCTGCCCTTAAACCATAGGGATGCCGGAAGCAACCTTTCCTTCATCAGCCCGTTCGGTGAAATGATCGCCAACAATGAAATACCGGGCGGGGAGAAGCTGACGGCGAAGCGATGA
- the speB gene encoding agmatinase: MKLDQKYSGNVFILSSEDYAASKAVIYGMPMDFTVSFRPGSRFGPPRIREVSIGLEEYSPYLDRSLEEIEYFDAGDLLLPFGNAARSLEIIGEFVRGVLNDGKMPVGMGGEHLVSWPIFQEVYAKYPDLAIIHFDAHADLRESYEGEPLSHSTPLRKAAGLLGGKNIYQFGIRSGSREEFQYARENINFHPFEVLEPLKKVLPELAGRPVYLTIDIDVLDPSAAPGTGTAEAGGITSKELIEAVHAIAASGVNVVGCDLVEVAPAYDPTEQTQIVAAKVIREMLLGFIK, encoded by the coding sequence ATGAAACTCGATCAAAAATATTCCGGCAACGTCTTCATCCTGAGCTCTGAGGATTATGCGGCTTCCAAAGCAGTCATCTACGGCATGCCGATGGATTTCACCGTCAGCTTCCGTCCAGGCTCGCGCTTCGGCCCTCCGCGCATTCGCGAAGTATCGATTGGCCTGGAAGAATACAGCCCGTATCTTGACCGCAGCCTCGAAGAGATTGAATACTTCGATGCAGGCGACCTGCTGCTGCCATTCGGCAACGCGGCACGCAGCCTCGAAATCATCGGCGAATTTGTTCGCGGCGTACTGAACGATGGCAAAATGCCAGTCGGAATGGGCGGCGAGCATCTCGTATCTTGGCCGATTTTCCAAGAGGTGTATGCAAAATATCCGGATCTTGCGATCATTCATTTTGATGCGCATGCGGATCTGCGTGAAAGCTACGAAGGCGAGCCATTGTCGCACTCCACGCCGCTGCGCAAAGCAGCAGGACTGCTTGGCGGCAAAAACATTTACCAATTCGGTATTCGTTCGGGCTCGCGCGAGGAGTTCCAATATGCTCGCGAGAACATTAATTTCCACCCGTTCGAGGTGCTGGAGCCTTTGAAAAAAGTGCTTCCGGAGCTGGCAGGACGTCCGGTTTACTTGACGATCGACATCGATGTGCTTGATCCTTCGGCAGCGCCGGGCACGGGCACAGCAGAAGCAGGCGGCATCACATCGAAAGAGCTGATCGAAGCGGTTCACGCGATCGCGGCTTCCGGTGTGAACGTTGTGGGCTGCGACCTTGTAGAGGTAGCGCCAGCTTACGACCCGACGGAGCAAACGCAAATCGTTGCGGCGAAGGTCATTCGCGAAATGCTGCTTGGTTTTATTAAGTAG
- the speE gene encoding polyamine aminopropyltransferase translates to MELWYTEKQTDSFGITAKIKETYVTEQTDFQKLDMIETEEFGTMLVLDGMVMTTVKDEFVYHEMVAHPILFTHPNPEHVLVVGGGDGGVIREIMKHPKVKKAVLVDIDGKVIEYSKKYLPTIAGELDNPRVEVIVNDGFMHIHDHKNTYDVIMVDSTEPVGPAANLFTRGFYQGIYEALKEDGIFVAQTDNPWFKADLIQSVNKDVKEVFPIVRVYGANIPTYPSGLWTFTLGSKKYDPLEVDEASIAEIETKYYTPRLHKAAFVLPKFVEDLIK, encoded by the coding sequence ATGGAATTGTGGTACACGGAGAAACAAACTGACAGCTTCGGCATTACGGCGAAGATTAAAGAAACTTATGTTACGGAACAAACAGACTTTCAAAAGCTGGATATGATTGAAACGGAAGAATTCGGAACGATGCTCGTATTGGATGGCATGGTTATGACGACAGTGAAGGATGAGTTCGTTTACCACGAGATGGTTGCTCACCCGATCCTGTTCACGCACCCGAACCCTGAGCATGTGCTCGTTGTGGGCGGCGGCGACGGCGGCGTTATTCGCGAAATCATGAAACACCCTAAGGTGAAAAAGGCAGTCCTTGTTGACATCGACGGCAAAGTTATTGAATATTCGAAAAAATATTTGCCGACCATTGCTGGCGAGCTGGACAACCCGCGCGTAGAAGTAATCGTGAATGACGGCTTCATGCATATCCACGATCATAAGAACACGTATGATGTCATTATGGTTGACTCCACAGAGCCAGTTGGCCCTGCAGCCAACCTGTTCACACGCGGCTTCTATCAAGGCATTTACGAAGCGCTGAAGGAAGATGGCATTTTCGTTGCTCAGACGGACAACCCTTGGTTTAAAGCGGACCTGATCCAAAGCGTCAACAAAGATGTGAAAGAAGTGTTCCCAATCGTGCGTGTATACGGTGCGAACATTCCTACGTATCCAAGCGGCCTGTGGACATTTACGCTGGGCAGCAAAAAATACGATCCGCTTGAGGTTGACGAAGCGTCGATCGCCGAGATCGAAACGAAATATTACACTCCGCGCCTTCACAAAGCGGCATTCGTGCTGCCTAAATTTGTGGAAGACCTGATTAAATAA
- a CDS encoding PBP1A family penicillin-binding protein → MNKHKIKPAKPSLRRKLSAFSERFFPRLRQRPSLNRNRRAQAAPASAHQASRHQTSQHQVPGMVQHPTAFYRFKKWAGRLAALFLLLTACFVGALLYLSMQSLPAASISQTSQMLDLHGQVIDTFHTGENRRSVPLDQISPNLVKATIAIEDRRFYDHPGFDIKGLGRAIVANTVSLSAKQGASTLTQQLARNLYLTHEKTWQRKFKEAIYTMQLEMHYSKDEILGLYLNQIYYGHGAYGIEAAASLYFNKKASELTLAESAMLAGIPKGPKYYSPYMDMKNAKDRQLTILSIMAEDGVISKTEAGKAYEEVLQFQPLGAGNQTGFAPYFRDYVKYLAVDKLGINEQLLNEGGITIYTTLDPVAQNAAEAAVDKELADSDGQQAALISLDPRNGYIKAMVGGRDYKNNQFNRVFADTRQPGSSFKPIVYLTALQDGLLTPISRFKSEPTSFIYDEGRKVYKPSNYNDKYTNDFITMRQAIASSDNIYAVDTIMAVGADKVIETARKLGITSPMSPLPSLALGTFPVSPYQMASAFAVLANGGKRVEPIAITKIEDRSGHILYEAKQQAEQVVDPANAFVLTSLMESVFDTGGTGNRVAAMIKRPVAGKTGTTANDAWLVGYTPELATAVWTGFDKGRKLTVAEAHRAAPIFAAYTEQALSAVPPKIFPIPEDVVSVYVDPASGKLAEATCSAKQLEYFVKGTEPVEVCGEASGEPGDTSVQGTGESKAAEERKSWWNDLKRWWQHD, encoded by the coding sequence ATGAACAAGCACAAAATCAAGCCCGCCAAGCCGTCCTTAAGACGCAAGCTTTCCGCGTTTTCTGAACGGTTTTTCCCTAGACTCCGCCAGCGTCCAAGCTTGAACCGAAACCGGCGCGCACAAGCGGCCCCAGCATCCGCACATCAGGCATCCCGTCATCAGACGTCCCAGCATCAGGTACCCGGAATGGTTCAGCACCCTACAGCCTTTTATCGATTTAAAAAATGGGCAGGGCGGCTCGCCGCGCTGTTTCTGCTGCTGACCGCCTGCTTTGTCGGCGCTCTGCTGTATTTAAGCATGCAGTCGCTGCCTGCGGCATCCATTAGCCAAACCTCCCAAATGCTCGACCTGCATGGCCAGGTTATCGATACATTCCATACGGGCGAAAATCGCCGTTCCGTCCCGCTCGATCAAATATCCCCCAATCTGGTGAAGGCGACCATTGCAATTGAAGACAGGCGCTTCTACGACCACCCTGGCTTCGACATCAAAGGGCTGGGGCGCGCCATCGTGGCGAATACCGTTTCGTTATCAGCCAAGCAAGGGGCCAGCACGCTGACGCAGCAGCTCGCCCGCAATTTGTATTTGACACATGAGAAAACGTGGCAGCGCAAATTCAAGGAAGCGATCTACACGATGCAGCTGGAGATGCATTATTCCAAGGACGAAATTTTGGGCCTCTATTTGAACCAAATCTATTACGGGCATGGCGCTTATGGCATTGAGGCGGCAGCTTCGCTCTATTTTAATAAGAAAGCATCGGAATTGACGCTTGCCGAAAGCGCCATGCTGGCCGGCATTCCGAAGGGTCCCAAATACTATTCCCCATACATGGATATGAAAAACGCCAAGGACAGGCAGCTTACCATTTTGTCCATTATGGCGGAGGATGGTGTGATCTCGAAGACGGAAGCGGGTAAGGCATATGAAGAGGTGCTGCAATTCCAGCCGCTCGGAGCTGGCAACCAGACCGGATTCGCGCCGTATTTTCGCGATTATGTGAAATATTTAGCCGTGGACAAGCTCGGCATCAACGAGCAGCTGCTGAACGAAGGCGGCATTACGATTTATACAACCCTTGATCCTGTGGCGCAAAATGCTGCCGAAGCCGCTGTCGACAAGGAACTGGCGGACAGTGACGGTCAGCAAGCAGCGCTCATTTCGCTTGATCCGCGCAATGGCTACATTAAAGCTATGGTTGGCGGGCGGGATTACAAGAACAATCAATTTAACCGCGTATTTGCGGATACACGCCAGCCCGGCTCTTCTTTCAAGCCGATTGTTTATTTAACCGCGCTCCAAGACGGGCTGTTGACGCCCATTTCACGCTTCAAAAGCGAGCCGACCTCCTTTATCTATGATGAGGGACGCAAAGTGTATAAGCCGAGCAATTACAATGACAAGTACACCAATGACTTTATTACGATGCGGCAGGCGATTGCCAGCTCCGATAACATTTACGCTGTAGATACGATTATGGCGGTCGGCGCAGACAAAGTCATTGAGACGGCGCGCAAGCTGGGCATAACCAGCCCGATGAGCCCGCTGCCATCGCTTGCGCTAGGCACCTTCCCGGTCAGCCCCTACCAGATGGCTTCGGCTTTCGCTGTGCTGGCGAACGGCGGCAAACGGGTTGAGCCGATCGCTATTACAAAAATAGAGGATCGCAGCGGACACATCTTATATGAAGCGAAGCAACAAGCCGAGCAGGTTGTCGATCCCGCAAATGCATTCGTATTGACCAGCCTGATGGAGAGCGTCTTCGATACCGGAGGGACAGGAAATCGCGTAGCTGCCATGATTAAACGGCCTGTCGCTGGCAAAACGGGCACGACCGCTAATGATGCTTGGCTCGTTGGCTATACGCCAGAGCTGGCTACAGCAGTCTGGACGGGCTTTGACAAAGGCCGCAAGCTGACCGTAGCCGAAGCGCACCGCGCAGCGCCGATTTTCGCCGCCTATACCGAGCAGGCGCTGTCGGCGGTTCCGCCGAAAATTTTTCCGATACCGGAGGATGTCGTCAGCGTCTACGTCGATCCCGCCAGCGGCAAGCTGGCAGAAGCTACCTGCTCGGCGAAGCAGCTCGAATATTTCGTCAAAGGCACAGAACCTGTCGAAGTATGCGGCGAAGCATCGGGAGAGCCCGGGGACACCTCCGTTCAGGGAACAGGAGAGAGCAAAGCTGCCGAGGAGCGAAAATCATGGTGGAATGATTTGAAGCGCTGGTGGCAGCACGACTAA
- the cyoA gene encoding ubiquinol oxidase subunit II, with translation MLMAVLLSGCGEQYLVLDPKGPIGESQKDLIYFSTILCLVIVVPVLILTGYIVWRYRDKKGNNAPYQPNWNHSTKLEIIWWSIPIVVIAILAIVTVKYSYELEPSKPIASAKAPITIEVTSLDWKWLFTYPEEGISTVNYLQIPEGTPIQFRLTSDTAMNSFWIPQLGGQIYTMSGMAMTLYLQADEIGNYYGSGANFTGEHFAQMTFNVKATSEDDYKAWVQEVKTTAPALTQEGFEKLTEPSVETVQSFSSFPEGLFQKVVMQYIGEGGSAHHHGGSTATEEDTSKDHDMDMSDMDMKDMDGMDMNHDQQSSTNEHSH, from the coding sequence ATGCTGATGGCCGTTCTTCTCTCTGGCTGCGGCGAGCAGTATCTGGTGCTCGATCCAAAAGGGCCAATTGGCGAAAGCCAGAAGGATTTGATTTATTTTTCAACGATCCTCTGTCTGGTTATTGTCGTGCCCGTTCTGATCTTGACCGGCTACATCGTATGGCGCTACCGCGACAAAAAAGGCAACAACGCTCCCTACCAGCCGAACTGGAATCACAGCACGAAGCTGGAGATTATTTGGTGGAGTATTCCAATTGTAGTTATCGCTATTCTGGCAATCGTAACGGTCAAGTATTCGTATGAGCTGGAGCCATCCAAGCCGATTGCTTCTGCGAAAGCACCGATAACGATTGAAGTGACCTCGCTGGATTGGAAATGGCTGTTTACGTACCCGGAAGAGGGCATATCTACAGTCAACTACCTTCAAATTCCAGAGGGCACTCCGATTCAGTTCAGACTGACTTCTGATACGGCGATGAATTCGTTCTGGATTCCGCAGCTGGGCGGCCAAATTTATACGATGTCCGGCATGGCGATGACGCTTTATCTGCAAGCAGATGAGATTGGCAATTATTACGGCTCGGGCGCCAACTTCACTGGGGAGCATTTTGCCCAAATGACTTTTAATGTGAAGGCAACTTCCGAGGATGATTATAAAGCGTGGGTTCAAGAGGTGAAGACAACCGCTCCGGCGCTGACACAAGAAGGCTTTGAGAAGCTTACTGAGCCAAGCGTTGAGACGGTGCAATCGTTCTCCTCCTTCCCTGAAGGACTGTTCCAGAAAGTCGTGATGCAATACATTGGCGAAGGCGGCTCTGCCCATCATCATGGCGGCTCCACAGCTACAGAAGAAGACACCAGCAAGGATCACGACATGGATATGAGTGATATGGACATGAAAGATATGGACGGCATGGATATGAATCATGACCAACAATCTTCAACGAACGAGCATTCACACTAA
- a CDS encoding cbb3-type cytochrome c oxidase subunit I, translating to MFQNLIDFLLNDFFITGDPLILGAQVSIGLSMVAVVFALSYFKKWRWLWTEWLTTVDHKRIGIMYIIASILMLFRGGVDALLMRVQLAVPQVEFLHADHYNAIFTTHGVIMILFMAMPLMFGLFNIVVPLQIGARDVAYPFLNSLSFWMFFFGAMLFNVSFVIGGSPDAGWLAYPPLSELSGSPGLGQDFYIWGIQISGIGSLATGINFVVTILKMRAPGMKLMKMPMFVWSVLSSCITIMFAFPILTVTLFLLFIDRYFGAHFFTLDGGGNPMMYINLIWMWGHPEVYIVILPAFGIFSEVVSAFSKKKLFGYKSMVFALMSISFFSFFTWAHHFFTMGSGANVNAFFAVTTMLIAIPTGVKVFNWLFTMYRGKLTFPTPMLWTIAFIPCFIVGGMTGVMLSVAPADFQFHNSYFLIAHFHQVLIGGVVFGYFAGLYYWWPKMFGFKLHEGLGKWAFWLWNIGFYVCFMPQYALGLMGMTRRFNEYNFDMGWQPLNVVSTVGAFIMGLAFLFQVWQIAHSIKFYKKEPTGDSWDGRTLEWSIPSPAPLYNFARVPVVDSEDAWWEEKQRLANGGKPKPLAPLEPIHMPKNSAIPFLISVSFFVMGFGFVWDWKWMIIPGAIGVAICMLARSFSYDTDYYIPVDEIERTEAALGGTK from the coding sequence ATGTTTCAGAATCTAATCGATTTCTTGCTCAATGATTTTTTCATCACTGGCGACCCGCTCATACTTGGAGCACAGGTATCCATCGGCTTGTCCATGGTTGCCGTCGTTTTCGCCCTATCGTATTTCAAAAAATGGCGCTGGCTATGGACAGAATGGCTGACCACCGTCGATCATAAACGGATCGGCATTATGTATATTATCGCGTCGATTCTCATGCTTTTCCGTGGTGGCGTCGATGCCCTGCTGATGCGGGTGCAGCTCGCTGTGCCGCAGGTAGAGTTCCTCCACGCCGATCACTATAATGCGATCTTTACAACGCACGGCGTTATTATGATTTTATTTATGGCGATGCCGCTTATGTTCGGCTTATTCAATATCGTTGTGCCGCTGCAAATCGGCGCGCGCGACGTCGCCTACCCGTTCCTGAACTCGCTCAGCTTTTGGATGTTTTTCTTTGGCGCCATGCTGTTTAACGTTTCCTTCGTTATCGGCGGTTCGCCGGATGCAGGCTGGCTGGCCTATCCACCGCTTTCCGAACTTTCAGGAAGTCCGGGTCTAGGACAAGATTTCTATATTTGGGGCATTCAGATTTCCGGTATTGGTTCCTTAGCCACCGGTATTAACTTTGTCGTAACGATTTTGAAAATGCGCGCACCAGGCATGAAGCTGATGAAAATGCCGATGTTTGTATGGTCCGTACTTTCCTCGTGTATTACAATTATGTTCGCATTCCCAATCTTGACCGTTACATTGTTCCTGCTGTTTATTGACCGCTACTTCGGCGCTCACTTCTTTACGCTCGATGGCGGCGGCAACCCGATGATGTATATCAACCTCATCTGGATGTGGGGACATCCTGAAGTATATATTGTTATTTTGCCGGCATTCGGTATTTTCTCCGAAGTCGTATCGGCTTTCTCGAAGAAAAAGCTGTTCGGTTACAAATCCATGGTATTCGCCCTGATGTCGATTAGCTTCTTCTCGTTCTTTACATGGGCGCATCACTTCTTCACCATGGGTTCCGGCGCGAACGTCAATGCTTTCTTCGCCGTAACGACGATGCTGATTGCTATACCTACAGGGGTTAAAGTATTTAACTGGCTGTTTACGATGTACCGAGGCAAGCTGACGTTCCCAACGCCGATGCTTTGGACGATCGCCTTTATTCCTTGCTTTATCGTCGGCGGTATGACCGGGGTTATGCTCTCTGTCGCACCTGCTGACTTCCAGTTCCACAACAGTTACTTCCTGATTGCCCACTTCCACCAAGTGCTGATCGGGGGCGTCGTATTCGGTTACTTCGCCGGACTTTACTACTGGTGGCCTAAGATGTTCGGCTTCAAGCTGCATGAAGGCCTTGGAAAATGGGCATTCTGGCTGTGGAACATCGGCTTCTACGTTTGTTTCATGCCGCAGTACGCGCTTGGCTTGATGGGGATGACCCGTCGTTTCAACGAATACAACTTTGATATGGGCTGGCAGCCGCTTAACGTCGTCTCTACTGTCGGCGCGTTTATTATGGGTCTGGCGTTCCTGTTCCAAGTATGGCAAATCGCGCACAGCATCAAGTTTTACAAAAAAGAGCCAACCGGCGATTCATGGGATGGCCGCACGCTGGAATGGTCGATTCCATCTCCTGCACCGCTTTATAACTTTGCAAGAGTTCCGGTTGTAGACAGCGAGGATGCTTGGTGGGAAGAGAAGCAGCGCTTGGCAAATGGCGGAAAGCCTAAGCCGCTTGCTCCACTTGAACCGATTCATATGCCGAAAAACTCTGCCATTCCATTTTTGATTTCCGTTTCCTTCTTCGTTATGGGCTTCGGGTTCGTCTGGGATTGGAAATGGATGATTATACCTGGCGCAATCGGCGTTGCCATTTGCATGCTGGCGCGTTCCTTCAGCTACGATACCGACTACTACATTCCTGTAGATGAGATCGAGCGGACGGAAGCCGCATTAGGAGGGACAAAATAA
- the cyoC gene encoding cytochrome o ubiquinol oxidase subunit III, which produces MAQAVTGHDKHGHGGHGHHDEHHEHEHESLKTFGFWMFLITDVILFGTLFATFVVLRLSTDGGPTADEMFKMPGVIAETFILLTSSFTSGIAVLQMHRGNKKGLIGWLAVTAVLGLAFIYLEVSEFIELVHEGVTIGTSAYWSAFFTLVGTHGLHVSVGIVWMTALMIQLYRRGITPVTQRKVNIISLYWHFLDVVWIFVLTVVYLMGVM; this is translated from the coding sequence ATGGCACAAGCAGTAACCGGTCATGATAAGCACGGCCATGGCGGCCACGGTCATCATGACGAGCACCATGAGCATGAACATGAATCACTGAAAACATTCGGCTTCTGGATGTTTCTGATTACCGACGTTATTTTGTTCGGTACGTTATTTGCAACATTTGTCGTACTTCGACTCAGCACGGATGGCGGCCCTACGGCCGATGAAATGTTCAAGATGCCTGGCGTTATCGCCGAGACGTTCATCTTGCTTACAAGCAGCTTTACAAGCGGTATCGCTGTGCTTCAAATGCACAGAGGCAATAAGAAAGGCCTTATTGGCTGGCTCGCCGTTACCGCAGTTCTCGGTCTTGCCTTCATCTATTTGGAGGTCAGCGAGTTTATTGAGCTGGTACACGAAGGCGTAACAATTGGCACTAGCGCTTACTGGTCTGCTTTCTTCACACTTGTCGGTACGCACGGTCTTCACGTATCGGTCGGTATCGTATGGATGACCGCGCTGATGATTCAATTGTACCGTCGCGGCATTACGCCAGTAACACAGCGCAAGGTTAATATTATTAGCTTGTACTGGCACTTTTTGGACGTCGTTTGGATTTTCGTCCTTACGGTCGTCTATCTGATGGGGGTGATGTAG